The window AAAGTTGCGGTTAAATTGTTTTTAAACCTTGTATCTACACCAATCAAAGGCGAAAAGTATTCGGATACAGTTACCTGAGCAAATTGAAACTGAGGCAAGAAATTGTTATTTGCATCTCTATTAATTGAAGAACCATTACTTTCCTCATACCTTAATAAAGAGTTAAAGCCATTAATATTATAAGCTGATCGGTAACCATGCCTTAAACTTATCGATGAAAGTTTATCGGCAATAAAAGGTATTTTAGTTAAACCATCGTAAGTAAGTGTCCAATTGGGCAGGGGAATTTTAGGGAACGAGTTCATTTTTGTTTTCCCAGGATCATGACCAGTATAAGCCGCCATAAATGCCGAAATAAGTACATCCTGACTTTCCTTACCATAACCATCAGCATAATTGCCAACCACACCAGAAGAATTTCGATTTTGAGCACCCAACCTTCGTGATATTATTATCCTATTGGCCATAAACTGATTAAACAATACCGAAATCGTACTCGAATTACTTTCCTTAAATGCAGTTCCTAGAGCAATATAAGAAATGCTATAATCTCCGGTTGTTATTGCGCTTAAATTTTCAAATGAGGCAACGCTTGCTACGTATCTAAAATTGGTCGAAAAGTTTCTGGTTTGAGCTTTGCTGGCTCTTAAGGTTACCCTCAAATCTTTAAAAGGCTCTAACTGACCGGTAAATTGTAAATCTTCCCTTAAAGTATTAACATATAATTGTGTTTGCAAAGTATCGGTTGTTAACCAATTATTGCTCAAAGCCATGTCTCTAATGTCACGCTGACTACCAAAAACAAAACCTAAACCAGGTGCACCGGCATCCATACCAAAGTATTTAGTTGTCGGTAGATATCCCGGCAAGAAAACACCTTTAGTTTGCGCATAGTTTATGTTTACATTCTTTAAGCTTGTTAGCAAATTGATGAAAAAACTTTTGAGCATATTTTCATCCTGATCATTTGTTGTATTTCTTATAAAACCAAATTTATTATAGAGGGTGGTTAAATTTAAAGTAGGATTTACCTGAAGGTTTCTACTGTTTTGAATCGTATTCCCTAAATCAATAGTAGGATCATTAAGCGTAGCCAATGGTTCTGTTTCCCAATTAAAATTTGTTCCATAACGGGTTTTTACCGTAATCCAGTTTAATCCCGGAATTTTTTCAATCGGCAGATTATAGGTCACATTAAGGTTATGATTGTAATTGGTTGTTCTACCCAAACGCTTTAAATTCTCCCAAACAGTATCTCTTTTCAAACCTTCAATCTTCCCATCAGGTTCATCAATGATAGAATAATTGGTCGCGTTAAAATCTAGCTGTAATGATTTTGTTAAATTCCATGCAATTCCATAAACCCTGCTAACGTTAAAGTTTTTGTTAAATGTGGTTCCATATCCACCCTTATAAACGCCAATGGTATTATTCGGATCATTATTTCTTAAGGTATTTTCTGAATATAAACGATCTACATCTATTCTAAAATTGATGGAACTTGGTAAAATACTAAAATTAAAATCTCGTAAAAGCGCCAGTGTATTCGATTTTATAATCTTTTCAAAAGGTGCAAATGTTTTGGCTTCTTTTGAATAGTTGTACTGCAACGAGCCTCTGTAAGTATTCTGAAGGCTATTCTGATTTATAAAATCACGATGATTAAATTGCGTATAAGCGTAGCTGGCTGCAAAGTTTTCTATATCCCATAACCTAACCGGTTTTGCATTACTGGTTCGTTCTTTATGAACGTTGGTAAAATTGATACCTCTACGAACTGTATAATCCTGAGCGAAGTTTAAAATAGAATCCTTTTGCTCCTTTGTTGATTGATTAAGCGCATTTTTCAGTTCAATATCAGGTGTGCGTGGATTATATTGTGGCGTAGATACCTGTTTTGAATAATTGATAAACATAGGTATTCTTATACCAGATTTCTGTGGGAGAAATTTACCCAATTCTACAGCAGAAGAGACATCTAATAACACATTATCAGCACGATTTCGTTCACTTACTTTTGAATCTATAGATCCAAAACCAATTGACGATTTACTTCCGGATAAATTTAAATCTGCAAAATCTGCAAGTTTTAAATTCAACCTTGCTGTTGCTGCCCATCCTCCTTTTTCATCAAATTCAGTAAGCCTTAATTCATTAAACCACACTAGAACACTTTTCTCCAGGCCATCGTCTAATTCATCTGATATATTACGGATAGGATTTTTTATTCCAAGCATATAAACCCGAACTTTACTCATGTCAGGCTGCCCTTTTACAATAATGGTTCTGGTTCCATCAGAATAAGTGAATGGAACATTTATTGGCCACGATTGTCCATTGGCTAGTTTAGCAACGTTACGGGCAAGTTTAGCGTTCTGAAAAAGCGTTAAGTCAATGTCCATTCTATTGGCATCTGGCCAAATGGCATCCGGATCACTGGTGTTTGGCGCTGTTATTTTTAAGGGCATCACATATTCGTAATAGTTATCCTGATTATCTGTACCAATTCTTAAAAAAGCAGCAACATCATTATCACTTATTAACTGATTGTTTACGGCTTCTGCATGCACAAACATTTCTAAATGCTTATAAGATCTAAAATCACTATAAGCTGTTTTAAAAGCCGCCCTTCCATAACCATCTCTTAAAGTTTTTACTGTTACCGCTAACGATTGTTCGTTCAATCTTGTATCGCCGCGGTAATTGCTATAATCTCTTTCTCGCAAAATGCCAGGAGGCGTAACGTAAGGTATCGGACTCCTTTTTCCATTTTCCTCTATATTTACAGTTGAAACTTCAATAGAAGAATTATCTGGTGTTAATGCAGGTAAAGATGGATCTACAATTACCTGTGCCGATCCATTAGTGGCATTGTATTCTCGCCATTCGCCACGAATTAACTGCAGTTTAGCAAAACGCATAATTGCCGTATCTGCAAAATTCGTCATAAACATTCTGAAAAAACGTATGGATTTGAAATCCTGAATTCCACCAACTTTTTGCTGATATTGACCAATTGGGATTCTGAACTGATACCAGGAAACGGCCTGTGCATTTCCATTTGCTAACCTTACTTGCGAGATAACTTTATCTGTAATAAAATTTTGCCCAACCACTAAATCAGCTGGTCTAACAGAAACTTTATATTGAAAGTATTCATCGCTCTGCGTCATGTTATTGTCGCGATTAATATCTTCACCATCTGGTAAAGAAGTAGATGCAGAATTTTCCAAACCCAATTCTTCTTGAGATTGTTGAGCCGTTTTAGAATTGCCTTCCGTACCGTTATATTTTTCGTATCGTTTTAAAATTCCTGCATTAATTTGATCCAATTCTGGTCCTCTGAAATAGGTATAATCATCAGATGCTGGATCCGCATCAATTGCCGTGGCAGCCGTAGCATTTAATTGAGATTTAATCAAGTTTATCGCCGAAGCAAATTTTACCCGTTCATTCGCATCAGATAAACCATCTAAACCAACATCTTGCGCTCTTCGAGAGGCCGGATCATTTGCAAAAGCCTGCACAACGGGCTGTAATTTTGGTACTCTTCCCCAATTTGTTTCATCATATTTTGTAGGATCATTGGTATCAGGTAAACCATTTTCTAAAGATTTTCTTCCATCCTTTAGAATGTCTTCTGATATATTTCCTAAATTAAAATACAAATCTCCACCAGTCGAATTTGGTTTATACAGAAAGGGATCCATCACCCAAAACTCTATAAAACCCACATTAAGTGCTTCAAAATCATTTGTTTCTATTCTTCGCTGAAAGCCACCCCAATTATTTTGCGGTTGTAGCAATGAGCCATCAGTTCTAAAACCAGACGTACGAAAATTATAAGGACCACGAACCGTTGGATAATAAGCCACATCAAGTGTGATCAGGTTTAAAGCCTGTCCGGTTGCCGTTTCTTTAAATGGGAAAACCTCCTGCTCAATAATTTCCCTTACATAATGATTAGACAATTCATTTCTGTTGTTCCGGATATTTGATGGTGTAGTGGTTGATGCAGAATTATAAAATGTTGGATCTATGTTGTAAAAAGCAAATCTTGCCCGGTTATAACCATAAGCTAAATTATCAATTAATTGTGATTCATTAAACATTTGTGGCGTTCCCGAAATCTGCCACGATATTGCGCTTTTTAAATCAATAACAGATCTCGATGCTTCAAAATCATCTAAATAACTAACCCCATTTTTACTACCTGCAAAATTTAATGTCTTCGGGTGACCAGGAATTAACTGCGCATATTCTCCATAAAAGGTAACGTTAGATGGCGCTTTGGTTGATAAAAAAGGAAGCTTATCTACAAGTTTTGTTAAAAACCTGGATGGAGAACTATAGTTAATATCCGCTCCCCAAATGGTATTTGATATCGGTTCTTCGCCAATATTAACTTTTTGTGTAAGGGGTTTTTCGGTAAGGTTCATTATTGTTCCACCCAGATTAAGCTTGCTATTTACACGATAATCTAAACGAGTACCAAATAAAGACCGCTGCTGTAATCCGAAAAGTTCGTTGTTTTCTGTAGTAATTCTAATCGGCTGACCAGAAACTAAAAGCGCCTGATTAATGATACTCACCCGCCCTCCCTGATAATCAACCGTGAAATCAATCCCTTCGGTCAAAGGCATGGTACCAGCAAATACTTTTACAGATCCTTCTGGAACATTTATCGCATTTAAACTAAATTCAGAAGAAATTTCTGATTGGTAATTTCCTTTAATAAGGTATCTATTTTTATTCTGAAAAAGCTGTCTGGCGATAATCTGCGTAGAATCGTATAGCGCTGTAAATGTGTATTTATCAATTAAGGCTTGTTCGCTTGGCAGGAATCTGGCGGCTAAATCTTTTCCAAAAGGTTCAATAATTGGGAAAATAATTCTGCCATTAGTTGGGTCTATGGTTACATAGCCAGTATTGGTATTGTTAACCAATGATGAAATATTGGATGCAGAAAGACTTGAATTAACATTAGCTCCTGCGGCAACGTAAGATCCAAATGCACCATTTACAGATACAAAATCAAAAACCCCATCCGGCCTTCGTTCATTTTGCTGATTTAATCGATCAAATTCCGTTAAGGCTATCCATTGCCTGTTCGCCGTATTCTGCCCTTCAGTCATCACCGGACTTTCAACTCCGGTTTCATTATCAATCCTAAAAACATCCAACTTAAAATTAACATTGCTAATTTGATAGCCGCCAATAGAATAAATGTTTTTCATCATTAAATCCCAAGTTGGCAATGCTATTTTCGTTGTTTCATTTTTCAACAATTTCGCATAAAGAACCTTCGGATTATTAGGATCAAAAGAAATATCTGTCGAAAATTCCCCCACCTGATATTCTACTCCATTATAAGTATAGCGGTAGGCAACAGCTAAAACCTCATCGGCATTTAGCGGATTGTTTAAGGAAACATAGCCCAATTGGGGCTGAAAAGTAAATTCACGTTCGGTTAATTTCCTTGCATAGGTAAGTTTTGCAAAATTATCTGTCCCACCATTAGATTGGAAAAACGATATGATATCATTCGAATTGGTTAGTCGCGAACCTGCCGGAAGCCTTGCTAATAAATTATTAGATTGCTGAGGAAATCCCGTTGCAGTTGTTCCTGCTGGTAAACCAGAAGTGCCCGGACTAAATAAAGCGGTGTTAAAGGGCTGATTTTCTCCAAGATCTAAAAAACCGATTACATCTCGTGAATCGGTTGTGCTTCCAGATTTATTCGTTATCCAAACTTCGATTTTTGTAATCTGGATTGGCGAAGTTATAATAGGTGCGTTTGCGAGGTTTTTGTTATAGGTATTTCTAAAATATTGAGATAAAAAATAATGCCTATTTACCTCGTAACTATCTGCGCTAATACTAAAAGTATTTTGCTGAGCGCCATTTGTTATTCTAATTTCTCTTGATTCTGACTTCTGTTGAGTATAAACACTGGTTACATTTAATTTACCAAACTTAAGCTGTGTTTTTAAACCAAAAAGTGCCTGCGTACCTGTAATTAACGAAGTATTTAAAGGCATACTCACATTACCAGCTTCAATTTTCTGGATAATTTCATCCTTTCCGCCAGTATAATCAAGCTTAATTTGATTCTCAAAATCAAACTGCGCTTCTGTATTATAATTTGTTTTGATTTTTAACTTCGTACCAATATTCCCGACAAGATCCATCTGGATTCTTTGGTTAAAATCAAAATTGGTTTGTACCCTTTGTGCTTCGTTAAAAAGCGGATTTTCATTTTTATTTACTCTACCTAAAAAAGTAAGCTCTGCTTCTCCCCTTGGTTGAATATCAATGGTTGTACCTCCAAATAATTTTTCGAAAGATTTACTGTTTACTTGTATTTGAGGAATAATTCCGGTACTTCTGAAATCACTTACTTCAGTATTTGAAATACTACGCCAGTTACCGCGTTTTAGTTCACTGTTAACTAAACGTTGATACTGATCAATTGTTAAATACTGTGTTTGAAGTACATACTTATCTCCAATTAATTCTTTAACAACATATCTTTTATTTACGGCATCGTATTCTACAACTCTTTTTAAATTACTTGGAGCAGGAGAAAATGGATTGGAATTTCCGTTAATACCTAATCGTTGCTTCTCATTTAAACTGAAGTTATTTTTGGACGTAGCCGTATCTGCCTTACCTATAACGACTTGTGAGAAGGAGTTTTGATAAGAAAATATAAAAAATAAAACAAATACAGATAGTAAAGTAGAGGTTTTCTTCAAAGGCTGTTTGGATCTATAAATTCTTTAAAGCTTGTTTAATTAACTGCTCTACTGAAAGCGTGCCTTCAGTTACTTTCAAAATTTGATCAATGGTTTTTTCTGCGGTTTGTTTGGCGAAACCTAGCATCACTAATGCTGATAACGCTTCATCTTTAATAGTATTGTGTTGAGGCATAGAAATTAATGAATCTACCCCTTCTTTTTTTAATTTATCCTGCAACTCTAAAACCAGACGTTGTGCCGTTTTAGCACCTAAACCCTTGATTTTCTGTATTAAAGGTAAATCAGCCTTAACAATAGCAGTTTGAATTTCTATCGGCGTAATAGAAGATAAAATCATCCGGCCGGTGCCCGGGCCAATGCCTGTTACAGAAATTAAATGTAAAAACAAACGGCGTTCGCCTTCTTCGGCGAACCCGTACATGGTATGCGAATCTTCTTTTACATGTACCCAAGTGTACAATTTACACCTTTCAACATCGGCCAAAGCACTATATGTATTTAAAGAAATGTTAATATGATACCCTATACCTCCAGTTTCAACCACCACATAGGCTGGGTTTTTGAAAGTTAATTTACCATCAATATAAGCGTACATATTTTAATTTACTTTTTAATTGCCTTCTCAAATATACCTTTTCGTTTGGATGTAGCGATTTCTTCTTTTGCTTGAACGTCTACAACGGCAATTGTTACCATATTCACGATTTCTCGAACAGAGCTTCCTAATTGAACAATATGTACAGGTTTATTTAAACCTAACAATATTGGCCCAACAGCTTCAGCTCCACCTAATTCCTGTAAAAGTTTGTAAGCAATATTACCGGATTCTAAGTTAGGAAAAATTAAAGTATTCGCAGGTGCATCTGCTAAAGTGCTAAAAGGAAAATTTTCTTTAAGTAATTCATTATTAATGGCAAAATTCCCTTGTATTTCGCCATCAACGATAACTTCAGGATGATTTTTATGCAAAAGCTTAGCAGTTTCTCTAACTTTATTTGGCGTTACTCCATCATTTGACCCAAAATTGGAGTACGATAATAGCGCAATTCGAGGTTTTATGTTAAACTGTTTAACAGATTTATCAACTAATAAAGTGATATCAACTAATTCTTCGGCCGTTGGATCAACGTTTACAGTAGTATCGCCAAAAAAAACAGGCCCTTTTTTAGTCATCATCATGTACATACCAGCAACACGTTTTACGCCTGGTTCTACGCCAATAACATGTAGCGCTGGCTTAATCGTTGATCCATAGTCTTTTGTTAAACCAGAAATCATTGCATCAGCTTCACCAAATTCTACCATCGATGCACCGTAATAATTACGATCTCTAAGTAATTTTGTCGCATCCGCTAAAGAAACACCTTTTCGCTGGCGTTTTTTATATAGTGAAGCAGCATATTTCTTAGTTTTATCGTTTTCTCGCATTTGATCGATAATTTCTACGCCATCAAGTTCTAAACCATGCTCATCAATAATTTTCTGTATTTTTTCTTTATTTCCTAAAAGGATAGGAATAGCGATATTATCATCTTTTACAATTTGTGCAGCCTTTAAAATTTTATAATTATCAGCCTCAGCAAACACCACACGCTTCGGATCTGATTTAGCTTTAATGGTAACAGCACGCATAATCGCGTCATCCAATCCTAATCGTTGTCTAAGTTCTTCGGCATAAGCATCCCAATCTGTAATGATTTTTCGAGCCACTCCACTTTCTATCGCCGCCTTTGCAACAGCAGATGAAACTTCCGTAATTAATCTAAAATCAACTGGTTTAGGAATGATATAATCTCTACCGAATTTTAAATTTCTTGCATTGTAAGCTAAGTTTACTGCTTCAGGAACCGATCTTTTAGCTAATTCTGCAATCGCTTTAACCGCTGCAATCTTCATTGGTTCATTAATGCTCGTAGCACGAACGTCTAAAGCGCCGCGGAAAATATATGGAAATCCTAAAACGTTATTTACCTGATTTGGATAATCAGAACGGCCTGTAGCCATAATAATATCCTTACGGGTAGCTATCGCCAGTTCATAAGCAATCTCCGGATTTGGATTTGCCATTGCGAAAACAATAGGATTTTTAGCCATCGAAGTCAACATTTCTGCCGTAACACAATCTGCAGATGAAAGTCCGATAAAAACATCAGCATCTTTCATGGCCTCTTCAAGTGTGTTTATTTTTCTGCTTGTTGCAAACTCAGCCTTTATTGCATCAAGTACTTCGCGGTCGTTCCGGATAACGCCAGAACGATCGCACATAATGATATTTTCTTTTTTTGCTCCAAGCGAAACATATAATTTTGTGCATGAAATTGCTGCTGCACCTGCTCCATTTACTACAATTTTGATTTTATCAAGCTTTTTCTTAACAATTTCGCAAGCGTTAATCAAAGCTGCAGAAGATATAATTGCAGTACCATGTTGGTCATCATGCATTACAGGAATATTCATTTCCTCTTTCAATCTGCGCTCAATCTCAAAGCATTCTGGTGCCTTAATATCTTCTAAGTTAACCCCACCAAAAGTTGGTTCTAATGCTTTAACAATTTTTACAAAATCATCTACATTTTTAGTGTCTAACTCTAAATCAAACACATCAATATCAGCGAAGATTTTAAAAAGTAATCCCTTACCTTCCATTACTGGTTTTCCTGCTTCCGGACCAATATCACCTAAACCTAAAACTGCAGTTCCATTACTTATTACCGCAACAAGATTTCCTTTAGCAGTATACTTATAAACATCTTCTTTATTTTCAGCAATTTTCAAACATGGCTCTGCAACGCCTGGGGAATACGCTAAAGTTAAATCTCTTTGTGATGTTGTAGGTTTAGTTGGTACTACTTGTATTTTTCCTGGTCGGCCTTGAGAGTGATAATCAAGTGCATCTTGCTTTCTAGTGGTCTTACTCATTACGTAACTTATTAGTGACGCCGCAAAGGTACAATTCTTTTATGGAGCAGAAAATAAATATACACTGGAAAAAAAGCTAAAATAGCTTAGCTGAAATAAATATTGGTAAAGCTAATGAGTGCCAAGATCAAGATAACTCCTTCTTTCTGCTTTATCTTTTTGGTAAATTCATCGTGAAAATAAATTTCTTGAAAACCAAAAAGGATATCGCTACAATAAGGTTTAAGATGGTAAAATAGTGCTGCTATTTAAATTATCCTTTACTAATTTTCAAAACCATGCCAGGTTGTAAACCTGCTTTAGCTAGGCGATTGTCTCTTTTAATACTTTGAACGGTCGATCCGTCAAATTTTTCTGCAATTTCTGAAAGCGTATCCCCTAATTTAACTTTATAACTTAAATAAGCGGCAGGAGCTTTGAATTGGTGACTAACTTTCGAATAGATTTTTAACTTTTGTCCTGGAACTATGGTCTTTCCCTTCAAACCATTCCAAACTTTTAAATCTTGTAGTTCTACACCGTACTTAACCGCAACAGAAACTAATGTTTGGCCTACAGTTACTTTATGATACGTTACTGAAGTAGAAGTAACTTTAGTTGTTGCTTTTTTTCTTAACTCTCTTACGTCGTCAGTATGCGCCTGAATAATTTGCATATCTGTATCCAGATTAGCATTATTCAAAACATTATAAACTTCAGCATAATCATTATCTTTTATTTTAGGCATGACTATTCTTTTTGGAAGTCCATCCGTCCCATTCACAATTTTTTTCTTGTAAGATGGATTTAAGGCAAAAAGTGTAGATTCATCAACGTTTAGTGCTTTGGCAAGCATCGCAAGGGAAACAAATTTACTAGTTTGAACGGTATCGGTTTTTAAGTATAAATTAGATACTTGAGCAGTTATTTGATGTTTTGCAGAAAAGTTCATTACATAAACCGCAGCAATAAAAGCAGGCACATAATTCCTAGTTTCCTTTGGTAAAAATTCTCTAATTACCCAAAAATCCCTGGAGCCAGCTTTTTCAATTGCCCTGGTTACGCTTCCTTTACCACAATTATAGGCTGCAATTGCTAAAAGCCAATCGCCAAGTTCTTCAAAAGCATCTCTGAAATAAGCAGCAGCTGCATAACTAGCCTGAATTGGATCTTTTCGTTCATCAACAAAATTATCCATTTTTAGTCCGTACGCTTTGCCCGTACCAAACATAAATTGCCAAATACCTGTTGCACCCACCCTAGAAATAGCATGTGGATTCATTTGTGATTCTACGATAGTTAGGTATTTAATTTCCGTTGGAAGTTTATAATCATTTAAAGCCTTATCAAAAATTGGGAAATAATAGGTAGAAAGGCCTATCATTTTACCGAACATATCTTTGCGCTTGGTATAAACATCAATATATTGCTGTACAAACTCGTTGTAAGGAAGTGGAATTGTTTTTGATATGGAATCTAACCTAAGCTTGTAGATGTAATTTTGATTCATTAACAGCGGGTTTTCTACCAAAATTGGTAAAGCCACCGTGTCTGTATTTATAAAAATATTATTTTGAATCTTGCTGATTGAATCAATTTTAACATTTTGTGCAAAGGTTGATGTAAATCCGAGTAAAGCGCAAATAGAAGTTAAAAGTAATTTTTTAATCATGGGCTATTGGTTTTAGCATTACATATGCTACTCGCTAATGCTTATTTAAAAACGATTGAGAAAAAGCTAAAAGCTTATTTTCCTCAAAATGATTGGCTGTAAACTGAATACTTAACGGTAAACCTGCCTCATTATTGCCTAAAGGTAAAGCTATGGCCGGGTTGCCACTTAACGATGGTAAAACGGTAAAAATGTCTGCCATATACATTACCAATGGGTCTTGTAAATTATCTCCCAATTTAAATGCAGAAGTTGGCGCTACTGGGGTTAAAATTAAATCGAATTGTTGAAATAAAAGATCCATTTTTTCTTTGATCAACCTGCGTACCTGTTGTGCTTTCTGGTAATAAGCATCGTAATAACCAGCACTTAAAACGAAGGTTCCTAAAAGAATTCTTCGTTTTACCTCCTCACCAAAACCTTCAGATCTTGATAATTTATATAGTTCATTTAAAGATTTTGCTTCCAAATTACGGTGCCCGTAATGAACACCATCATATCGGGATAAATTAGAAGACGCTTCCGCAGCAGTCAAAATATAATATGCCGGAACAAGGTAATCTACTAAATCAAAAGAAACGTAGCTTATTGTATGGCCCTTTTGTTTTAAGGCTTCGATTGATTTTAATAATGCCGATTTAATTTCCGGGTCGAGTGCATCGCTTTCGATGGTTTCTCTTAATACGGCGATATTAAGAGTGGTATTATTGTTTAGATCTTTAGAATAACTAGGAACTTTTAAAGTCGAAACCGTTGAATCCTGATCGTCATTTCCTGCTAAAATTTCTAAAAGTAAAGCAGCATCTGATACAGAAGAAGTTATCGGACCAACCTGATCGAAAGATGAGGCATAAGCAATTACGCCATATCTAGAAATACGTCCGTAAGTAGGTTTTAATCCAATCTGACCGCAAAAAGCTGCCGGTTGCCTAACAGAACCACCCGTATCCGTACCTAAAGCAGATAAACACATATCAGCCTGAACGGCTACTGCCGAACCACCAGAAGAACCGCCAGGTACCAATTCTGGATTTGCTGCGTTTTTAACAGCACCAAAATAAGAGGTTTCATTGGATCCTCCCATGGCAAACTCATCACAATTTAAACGCCCAATAATTACAGCGTCTTCTTGTAACAACCTTTGCACAACGGTAGATGAATATGGAGAAACAAAACCATCGAGCATTTTAGATGATGCCGTTACAATATGATCTTTGTAACAAATATTATCCTTAATGCCGATAACCATACCGGCAAGTTTACCAGCTGTGCCTGCTTCTATTTTTTGCTGTATCGCCTTTGCCTGAACTTCTGCCGAATAAAAAAACACCTCGTTGAATGCATTGAGGTGTTTATTATTATCAATTTGCTTAAAATAATAAGCCAATAAATCTGGCAAAGTCAAAGCTTTTTGCGAAATAAGCGATTGTATCTCCTTAACAGAGCTATATTTCTTCAAAACTAAGATTATTGCAATTAAACGGTCTTATCGCGGTTTGATGGATCTACTTGTTCTCCATCCAATCCATCTTTACCATCTTTAAATTCTTTTACGCCTTTACCTAAACCACGCATCAGTTCAGGAATTTTTTTACCACCAAATAATAACAATACCACTACCGCAATAATGATAATCTCAGGTGTTCCAAGCATTGCTGCTATTGTTGTATTTAACATAATTTTTTTATTTAAACTTTTTGACTGTCACTTACAATTTTTTCATCGATAGGCGTACTAACAGAAGGATGAGGAACGTTAGAACCAATTTTTTCATCAACAGGAGTTTGATCTGTTACATGATGAGGTTCAGTATTATTATTAACAACAGTTTGTTCTTCTTCCTTGTCCAAATCCATAGCATTTATATTTCTATGAATTTCTCGTTTTACACCATCAGAAGCATCCTTGAATTCTCTAATCCCCTTCCCTAATCCTCTTGCTAACTCGGGCAATTTCTTACCACCAAACAACAAAAGAACCACTACTAAAATGAGTATGATCTCCGATCCACCCATATTTAAAAATTCTAATAACGTGCCTTGATACATCACTTATTTATTTAATACAAATATAAACATTTAAAATTATCTTCTTACTTACTAATCCAAGCCTCAGGATTTAACGGTGTTGATATTCTTCTAATCTGGAAATTAAGAATTGCATCATCGCCGGTATTTCCAATAACACCTATATTTTGTTTGGTATCTACTTTATCGCCAACACTTACACTAACCGATTTAAGGTTTGCATAAACCGTAAAATAATCACCATGACTTATTAACACAATATATTTTCCATACTGGTTAAATA is drawn from Pedobacter mucosus and contains these coding sequences:
- the ruvA gene encoding Holliday junction branch migration protein RuvA, translated to MYAYIDGKLTFKNPAYVVVETGGIGYHINISLNTYSALADVERCKLYTWVHVKEDSHTMYGFAEEGERRLFLHLISVTGIGPGTGRMILSSITPIEIQTAIVKADLPLIQKIKGLGAKTAQRLVLELQDKLKKEGVDSLISMPQHNTIKDEALSALVMLGFAKQTAEKTIDQILKVTEGTLSVEQLIKQALKNL
- a CDS encoding NADP-dependent malic enzyme, which encodes MSKTTRKQDALDYHSQGRPGKIQVVPTKPTTSQRDLTLAYSPGVAEPCLKIAENKEDVYKYTAKGNLVAVISNGTAVLGLGDIGPEAGKPVMEGKGLLFKIFADIDVFDLELDTKNVDDFVKIVKALEPTFGGVNLEDIKAPECFEIERRLKEEMNIPVMHDDQHGTAIISSAALINACEIVKKKLDKIKIVVNGAGAAAISCTKLYVSLGAKKENIIMCDRSGVIRNDREVLDAIKAEFATSRKINTLEEAMKDADVFIGLSSADCVTAEMLTSMAKNPIVFAMANPNPEIAYELAIATRKDIIMATGRSDYPNQVNNVLGFPYIFRGALDVRATSINEPMKIAAVKAIAELAKRSVPEAVNLAYNARNLKFGRDYIIPKPVDFRLITEVSSAVAKAAIESGVARKIITDWDAYAEELRQRLGLDDAIMRAVTIKAKSDPKRVVFAEADNYKILKAAQIVKDDNIAIPILLGNKEKIQKIIDEHGLELDGVEIIDQMRENDKTKKYAASLYKKRQRKGVSLADATKLLRDRNYYGASMVEFGEADAMISGLTKDYGSTIKPALHVIGVEPGVKRVAGMYMMMTKKGPVFFGDTTVNVDPTAEELVDITLLVDKSVKQFNIKPRIALLSYSNFGSNDGVTPNKVRETAKLLHKNHPEVIVDGEIQGNFAINNELLKENFPFSTLADAPANTLIFPNLESGNIAYKLLQELGGAEAVGPILLGLNKPVHIVQLGSSVREIVNMVTIAVVDVQAKEEIATSKRKGIFEKAIKK
- a CDS encoding lytic transglycosylase domain-containing protein; the protein is MIKKLLLTSICALLGFTSTFAQNVKIDSISKIQNNIFINTDTVALPILVENPLLMNQNYIYKLRLDSISKTIPLPYNEFVQQYIDVYTKRKDMFGKMIGLSTYYFPIFDKALNDYKLPTEIKYLTIVESQMNPHAISRVGATGIWQFMFGTGKAYGLKMDNFVDERKDPIQASYAAAAYFRDAFEELGDWLLAIAAYNCGKGSVTRAIEKAGSRDFWVIREFLPKETRNYVPAFIAAVYVMNFSAKHQITAQVSNLYLKTDTVQTSKFVSLAMLAKALNVDESTLFALNPSYKKKIVNGTDGLPKRIVMPKIKDNDYAEVYNVLNNANLDTDMQIIQAHTDDVRELRKKATTKVTSTSVTYHKVTVGQTLVSVAVKYGVELQDLKVWNGLKGKTIVPGQKLKIYSKVSHQFKAPAAYLSYKVKLGDTLSEIAEKFDGSTVQSIKRDNRLAKAGLQPGMVLKISKG
- the gatA gene encoding Asp-tRNA(Asn)/Glu-tRNA(Gln) amidotransferase subunit GatA, producing MKKYSSVKEIQSLISQKALTLPDLLAYYFKQIDNNKHLNAFNEVFFYSAEVQAKAIQQKIEAGTAGKLAGMVIGIKDNICYKDHIVTASSKMLDGFVSPYSSTVVQRLLQEDAVIIGRLNCDEFAMGGSNETSYFGAVKNAANPELVPGGSSGGSAVAVQADMCLSALGTDTGGSVRQPAAFCGQIGLKPTYGRISRYGVIAYASSFDQVGPITSSVSDAALLLEILAGNDDQDSTVSTLKVPSYSKDLNNNTTLNIAVLRETIESDALDPEIKSALLKSIEALKQKGHTISYVSFDLVDYLVPAYYILTAAEASSNLSRYDGVHYGHRNLEAKSLNELYKLSRSEGFGEEVKRRILLGTFVLSAGYYDAYYQKAQQVRRLIKEKMDLLFQQFDLILTPVAPTSAFKLGDNLQDPLVMYMADIFTVLPSLSGNPAIALPLGNNEAGLPLSIQFTANHFEENKLLAFSQSFLNKH
- a CDS encoding Sec-independent protein translocase subunit TatA/TatB, with the protein product MLNTTIAAMLGTPEIIIIAVVVLLLFGGKKIPELMRGLGKGVKEFKDGKDGLDGEQVDPSNRDKTV
- a CDS encoding Sec-independent protein translocase subunit TatA/TatB, which produces MYQGTLLEFLNMGGSEIILILVVVLLLFGGKKLPELARGLGKGIREFKDASDGVKREIHRNINAMDLDKEEEQTVVNNNTEPHHVTDQTPVDEKIGSNVPHPSVSTPIDEKIVSDSQKV